One genomic region from Amaranthus tricolor cultivar Red isolate AtriRed21 chromosome 12, ASM2621246v1, whole genome shotgun sequence encodes:
- the LOC130828943 gene encoding phosphoglucan phosphatase LSF1, chloroplastic: protein MSFCNGVNCSFIRGPTLKFSGGIELIFRPINVDNRKFNLRFPRIHSMSTDNDTTYKMNLNEYMVTLEKPLGIRFALSVDGNVFVHSLRKGGNAEKSRIIMVGDALKKASDSSDGKFVEIKDIVDAKTMLKEKKGCFSLVLERPFSPFPIQELLLMNDLDILFNRGRVPVATWSKTLVASAVMGSCSNNGNSGFVVFSPKFLQSKAWKILNNENGNTHPLVQLNTYPAPLSQLICISMEEDSSDAEWTHGSFPLGEYTKAIDRSKGEIYYNHSLGMQYSKITEHLYVGSCIQTETDVEALGSLGITAVLNFQSPIEAENWGINFNATKECCQRCNILMINYPIREGDSYDMRKKLPFSVGLLLRLLKKNHRVFVTCTSGFDRSPACVISYLHWMTDTSLNAAYNFVTGLHSCRPDRPAIAWATWDLIAMAQKDRHDGPATHAVTFVWNGQEGEDVCLVGDFTDNWKEPIKAVHRGGPRYEIEVRLPQGKYYYKYIVNGQWRHSMASPTERDERGNVNNIIIIGDVASVRPSVRKHQKDANIVKVIERQLTENERFTLAKAARCISFSICPIRLVPK from the exons ATGTCTTTCTGTAATGGTGTGAATTGTTCTTTCATTCGAGGACCCACTTTGAAGTTCAGTGGAGGCATCGAACTAATATTCAGACCCATCAATGTCGATAACCGTAAATTCAATCTACGATTTCCCAGAATACATAGCATGTCAACAGACAATGATACTACTTACAAGATGAACTTGAATGAGTATATGGTGACCTTAGAGAAGCCTCTTGGCATTCGTTTTGCTCTTTCGGTTGATGGGAATGTTTTTGTTCATTCTCTTCGAAAAGGG GGTAATGCGGAGAAATCAAGGATAATTATGGTGGGGGATGCTTTGAAGAAGGCTAGTGATTCTTCTGATGGAAAGTTTGTTGAGATCAAGGATATTGTTGATGCAAA GACTATGCTCAAGGAGAAAAAAGGATGTTTTAGCCTTGTTCTTGAGAGACCCTTTTCACCCTTTCCCATACAGGAACTACTTTTGATGAATGACCTCGATATCTTGTTCAACAGAGGCCGTGTTCCCGTAGCTACATGGAGCAAGACACTAGTGGCTTCAGCTGTTATGGGGTCTTGTTCGAATAATGGAAATTCTGGGTTTGTAGTCTTTTCTCCAAAGTTTCTTCAATCTAAGGCATGgaagatattgaataatgaaaatgGAAATACCCATCCACTTGTACAGTTGAACACATATCCAGCCCCACTTTCCCAACTTATTTGCATTTCTATGGAAGAAGATTCCAGTGATGCAGAATGGACTCATGGAAGCTTTCCTTTAGGTGAATATACTAAGGCAATTGATCGTTCGAAAGGAGAAATTTATTATAACCATTCTCTGGGTATGCAATACAGCAAG ATCACTGAACATTTATATGTAGGTTCCTGCATACAAACAGAAACTGATGTCGAGGCTCTAGGGAGTTTG GGAATCACGGctgttttgaattttcaaaGTCCAATTGAAGCAGAAAACTGGGGAATCAACTTTAATGCCACTAAGGAGTGTTGCCAAAGATGTAATATTTTGATGATCAATTACCCCATTAG AGAAGGAGACTCCTATGATATGAGGAAGAAATTGCCCTTTTCCGTGGGACTATTGTTACGCCtgttgaaaaaaaatcatagggtTTTCGTTACTTGTACATCAGGCTTTGACCGCTCTCCAGCTTGTGTCATATCATATCTTCACTGGATGACAGACACTTCACTGAATGCTGCTTATAATTTTGTCACTGGACTACACTCTTGCAGGCCTGACAG GCCTGCAATAGCTTGGGCTACCTGGGATTTGATAGCCATGGCACAAAAAGATAGACATGATGGGCCAGCAACCCATGCTGTTACATTTGTCTGGAATGGACAAGAG GGTGAAGATGTTTGTTTGGTTGGGGACTTTACTGATAATTGGAAAGAGCCGATTAAGGCTGTCCACAGAGGAGGTCCAAGATATGAAATTGAAGTTAGACTACCACAAGGAAA GTATTATTACAAGTACATTGTTAATGGTCAATGGAGGCACTCAATGGCTTCACCAACAGAAAGAGATGAAAGGGGaaatgttaataatattattattattggtgacGTAGCAAGTGTGAGGCCTTCTGTCCGGAAACACCAAAAG GATGCGAATATTGTGAAGGTGATTGAGAGGCAGCTCACCGAAAATGAGCGCTTCACGCTGGCAAAAGCAGCCCGCTGCATATCTTTCTCGATTTGTCCAATCAGATTAGTGCCCAAGTAG